Proteins encoded in a region of the Panthera tigris isolate Pti1 chromosome B2, P.tigris_Pti1_mat1.1, whole genome shotgun sequence genome:
- the LOC102963511 gene encoding peptidyl-prolyl cis-trans isomerase A-like — translation MIHPIIFFNITLDSKPFGHVSFALFADKVPKTTENCCVLCTGENGLGHKVSCFHRINWGLMCQGGDFPRSKPTYGEKLDENVILKHRDPGIPSVVRWTQHEWFPGFVCAASTECDGEQVGVGKTKEGTNVVEAGEHFGSSIGKSSKITVADCGQI, via the coding sequence ATGATCCACCCCATTATCTTCTTCAACATCACCCTGGACAGCAAACCCTTTGGCCATGTCTCCTTCGCTCTGTTTGCAGACAAAGTTCCAAAGACAACGGAAAATTGTTGTGTTCTGTGCACTGGGGAGAATGGACTTGGTCATAAAGTTTCCTGCTTTCATAGGATTAACTGGGGATTAATGTGCCAAGGTGGTGACTTCCCACGCAGCAAGCCCACTTATGGGGAGAAACTTGATGAGAATGTCATCCTGAAGCATAGGGATCCTGGCATCCCATCCGTGGTCCGCTGGACCCAACACGAATGGTTCCCAGGTTTCGTCTGCGCTGCCAGCACTGAGTGTGATGGTGAGCAGGTGGGCGTGGGCAAGACCAAAGAGGGCACGAATGTTGTGGAAGCCGGGGAACACTTTGGGTCCAGCATTGGCAAGAGCAGCAAGATCACCGTTGCCGACTGCGGACAAATCTAG
- the LOC102963232 gene encoding putative olfactory receptor 2W6 — MEKSNDSSEYGFILVGFSDRLRLELVLFMVNFTLYSVAVLGNSTIILVCILDPRLHTPMYFFLANLSFLDLCFSTSCIPQMLVNLWGPDKTISYAGCAVQLFSFLCVGSVECILLAVMAYDRFAAVCRPLHYLVIVHPQLCLRLVAVAWGSGLANAIVMSPLAMTLSRCGRRRVNHFLCEMPALIKMACVDARAVEMLAFTFAILIVLLPLALILVSYGRIAAAVLKIQSAAGRRKAFNTCSSHLTVVSLFYGSIIYMYMQPGNSASQDQGKFLTLFYNLVTPMLNPLIYTLRNKEVKGALKRVLGREGD; from the exons ATGGAAAAATCcaatgacagctcagagtatgGTTTTATCTTAGTGGGCTTCTCTGATCGTCTGAGGCTGGAGCTGGTACTCTTCATGGTCAATTTCACTCTGTATTCAGTGGCTGTGTTGGGAAACTCAACCATAATCCTTGTGTGTATTTTAGACCCTCGACTTCATACCCCAATGTACTTCTTTCTGGCCAATCTCTCCTTTCTAGATCTCTGCTTCAGTACGAGCTGTATCCCGCAGATGCTGGTGAATCTCTGGGGCCCTGACAAGACCATCAGCTACGCTGGCTGTGCGGTCcagctcttctccttcctctgtgtgGGGAGCGTGGAGTGCATCCTCCTGGCCGTGATGGCCTACGACCGCTTCGCCGCGGTCTGCAGGCCCCTGCACTATCTGGTCATTGTGCACCCCCAGCTGTGTTTGCGACTGGTGGCCGTGGCCTGGGGGAGTGGACTGGCCAATGCCATCGTCATGTCCCCGCTCGCAATGACTCTGTCCAGATGTGGCCGGCGCAGGGTCAAccacttcctctgtgaaatgCCAGCACTGATCAAGATGGCTTGTGTGGATGCCCGCGCGGTGGAAATGCTGGCCTTCACCTTCGCCATCCTCATCGTCCTCCTGCCCCTCGCTCTCATTCTCGTGTCCTACGGCCGCATCGCGGCAGCCGTGCTGAAGATCCAGTCGGCCGCTGGGCGCCGCAAGGCATTCAACACCTGCAGCTCCCACCTGACCGTGGTCTCTCTGTTCTACGGGAGCATCATCTACATGTACATGCAGCCCGGGAACAGCGCTTCCCAAGACCAGGGCAAGTTTCTCACCCTCTTCTACAACCTGGTCACCCCCATGCTGAACCCACTCATATACACCTTAAGGAACAAGGAGGTAAAAGGAGCGCTGAAAAGGGTCTTGGGGAG agagggagac